In a genomic window of bacterium:
- a CDS encoding quinate 5-dehydrogenase, which translates to MKRVVSVSLGSSKRDHRVETEILGEPFVIERIGTDGDMGRFEALVRELDGRVDAIGMGGIDLDLRAGRRRYRIRDAARLIRGVRRTPVVDGSGIKASWEKHLILEYLPRTSGISFAGRRVLLVSSVDRYGMAEAFAEAGAVTLFGDFYFALGIPIPMRRLVTVRILAACLLPVITRLPFQWLYPTGEKQERVTPKYPRLFEWAEVVAGDFHFIRRYMPDDLAGKTILTQTITADDTEALRRRGVRRLITAAPEMEGRSFATNVLEGIVVALSGRRTDTMAPSEIIGWLERAGVRPRVETLTPDRDGTAS; encoded by the coding sequence ATGAAGCGCGTCGTGAGCGTCAGCCTCGGCAGCAGCAAGCGGGACCATCGCGTGGAGACCGAGATCCTCGGCGAGCCGTTCGTCATCGAGCGGATCGGCACCGACGGCGACATGGGGCGCTTCGAGGCGCTGGTGCGCGAGCTCGACGGACGCGTGGATGCGATCGGCATGGGCGGGATCGACCTGGACCTCCGCGCGGGGCGGCGGCGCTACCGGATTCGGGACGCGGCCCGCCTCATCCGCGGCGTCCGCCGCACCCCGGTCGTCGACGGCAGCGGGATCAAGGCGTCGTGGGAAAAGCACCTCATCCTCGAGTACCTTCCGCGGACTTCGGGGATCTCGTTCGCCGGGCGGCGCGTGCTGCTGGTCAGCAGCGTCGACCGGTACGGCATGGCGGAGGCGTTCGCGGAAGCCGGCGCCGTCACGCTCTTCGGCGATTTCTACTTCGCGCTCGGTATTCCGATCCCGATGCGCCGGCTCGTGACCGTGCGCATCCTGGCGGCGTGCCTGCTGCCGGTGATCACGCGGCTGCCGTTCCAGTGGCTCTATCCCACGGGGGAGAAACAGGAGCGGGTCACCCCCAAGTACCCGCGGCTGTTCGAGTGGGCGGAGGTCGTCGCGGGCGATTTTCACTTCATCCGCCGCTACATGCCCGACGATCTCGCGGGCAAGACGATTCTGACCCAGACGATCACCGCCGACGACACCGAGGCGCTCCGACGCCGGGGCGTGCGCCGGCTCATCACCGCGGCCCCCGAGATGGAAGGACGGTCGTTCGCCACCAACGTGCTGGAGGGGATCGTCGTCGCGCTCTCCGGCCGGCGCACGGACACGATGGCGCCGTCCGAGATCATCGGCTGGCTGGAGCGGGCCGGCGTGCGGCCGCGCGTGGAGACCCTCACACCCGACCGCGACGGGACGGCGTCGTGA
- the greA gene encoding transcription elongation factor GreA — MDEKETILTPEGLRKLEEELEFLKSVKRKEVAERIKQAKEFGDLSENSEYEDAKNEQAFTEGRILTVEGMLRNAKVINNHDVRSDVVSIGSTLKLLDESGEELTFTIVGSPEADPAHDKISNESPVGRAVLGKRKGDTVTVQAPAGTLKYTIKGIKR; from the coding sequence ATGGACGAAAAAGAAACGATCCTGACCCCCGAAGGCCTGCGCAAGCTGGAAGAGGAACTTGAGTTTCTCAAGTCCGTCAAGCGAAAGGAAGTCGCGGAGCGGATCAAGCAGGCGAAAGAGTTCGGGGACCTCTCGGAAAACTCCGAGTACGAGGACGCCAAGAACGAACAGGCCTTCACGGAGGGGCGGATCCTCACCGTCGAGGGCATGCTCCGCAACGCCAAGGTCATCAACAACCACGACGTGCGCTCGGACGTGGTGTCCATCGGCAGCACCTTGAAGCTCTTGGACGAGTCCGGCGAGGAACTGACGTTCACGATCGTGGGCTCGCCCGAGGCCGATCCCGCGCACGACAAGATCAGCAACGAGTCCCCGGTGGGGCGCGCGGTGCTCGGCAAGCGGAAGGGCGACACCGTGACCGTCCAGGCGCCCGCGGGTACACTTAAGTACACGATCAAGGGGATCAAGCGGTAA
- a CDS encoding ATP-dependent Clp protease ATP-binding subunit: MFERFTERARRVIILAQEEAKRLNHSAVGTEHILLGIIREGEGVASKVLESLNINPERVRAEIESAIGRGERTPYEEVAFTPRAKKVLELALDEARRLGHNYIGTEHLLLGLIREGEGVAARVLEAMGADLERVRSQVVYLLGEEGTASYTKQASKTPTLDEFGRDLTKLARENKLDPVIGREREIERVIQVLSRRTKNNPALIGEPGVGKTAITEGLAQRIVRGDVPEVLRSKRVVQLDLAALVAGTKYRGEFEERMKKVMEEIRKAQGEVILFVDELHTLVGAGAAEGAIDASNILKPSLSRGELQCIGATTLDEYRKYVERDAALERRFAPILVAEPNVDQAVEILRGLRERYEAHHGVKIGDDALVAAAQLADKYISDRFLPDKAIDLMDEAASKIRLQASFLPQEVRQAMEKADRARREKEDAIKNQDFEKAAGLRDKEKVLRQKLEELESSWKTDKGRDITTVCADDIADIVSSWTGIPVTRLVEEETEKLLKMEDQIHKRIVGQEEAVTAVARAVRRARAGLKDARRPIGSFIFLGPTGVGKTELTLALAEFLFGDENAVVRIDMSEYTERHTVSRLVGAPPGYVGYEEGGQLTEQVRRRPYSVVLLDEIEKAHPEIFNVLLQILEDGRLTDAQGRAVDFKNCVVIMTSNVGAPQIQREGQGLGFRGVADVELDAQRQYDKMKSHVMDELRRAFRPEFLNRVDEIIVFRPLNRDQITAIVDILMDRVRREIRGQGMGLAVTEAAREVLAKEGFDPQYGARPLRRAIQRLVEDPLSDAMLRGRFSAGDEIIIDAHDNELVFEKKREPVTVDKG; this comes from the coding sequence ATGTTTGAACGGTTCACCGAGCGTGCACGCCGCGTCATCATCCTGGCGCAGGAAGAGGCCAAGCGGCTCAACCACAGCGCAGTCGGCACCGAGCACATCCTCCTGGGCATCATCCGGGAGGGTGAAGGCGTTGCCAGCAAGGTTCTCGAGTCGCTCAACATCAACCCTGAGCGCGTCCGCGCCGAGATCGAGAGCGCCATCGGCCGCGGCGAGCGCACGCCGTACGAAGAAGTCGCATTCACCCCGCGGGCCAAGAAGGTCCTCGAACTCGCGCTGGACGAGGCCCGCCGGCTGGGTCACAACTACATCGGGACGGAGCACCTGCTCCTCGGATTGATCCGGGAGGGCGAGGGAGTCGCCGCCCGCGTGCTCGAGGCGATGGGTGCCGATCTCGAGCGCGTCCGTTCCCAGGTGGTCTACCTGCTCGGCGAAGAGGGCACCGCCTCCTACACCAAGCAGGCCAGCAAGACGCCCACCCTCGACGAGTTCGGCCGCGACCTCACGAAGCTTGCGCGCGAGAACAAGCTCGACCCGGTGATCGGCCGGGAGCGCGAGATCGAGCGCGTGATTCAGGTGCTGTCCCGGCGGACCAAGAACAACCCGGCGCTCATCGGCGAGCCGGGCGTCGGCAAGACCGCGATCACCGAGGGCCTCGCCCAGCGCATCGTGCGCGGCGACGTGCCCGAGGTGCTGCGCAGCAAGCGCGTGGTGCAGCTCGACCTGGCCGCGCTCGTCGCGGGCACCAAGTACCGCGGCGAGTTCGAAGAGCGGATGAAGAAAGTGATGGAAGAGATCCGCAAGGCGCAGGGCGAGGTCATCCTGTTCGTGGACGAGCTGCACACGCTCGTCGGCGCCGGGGCGGCGGAAGGCGCGATCGACGCGAGCAACATCCTCAAGCCGTCGCTGTCGCGCGGCGAGCTGCAGTGCATCGGCGCGACGACCCTCGACGAGTACCGCAAGTACGTCGAGCGCGACGCCGCGCTCGAGCGGCGCTTCGCGCCGATCCTCGTCGCGGAGCCCAACGTGGATCAGGCCGTCGAGATTCTGCGCGGGCTGCGGGAGCGGTACGAGGCGCACCACGGCGTCAAGATCGGCGACGACGCGCTGGTGGCCGCGGCGCAGCTCGCGGACAAGTACATCTCCGACCGGTTCCTGCCGGACAAGGCCATCGATCTGATGGACGAGGCGGCGAGCAAGATCCGGCTGCAGGCCAGCTTCCTGCCGCAAGAGGTGCGGCAGGCCATGGAAAAGGCCGACCGGGCGCGCCGCGAAAAGGAAGACGCGATCAAGAACCAGGACTTCGAGAAAGCCGCGGGCCTGCGCGACAAGGAAAAGGTGCTCCGGCAAAAACTCGAGGAGCTGGAGAGTTCCTGGAAGACCGACAAGGGCCGGGACATCACGACCGTCTGCGCCGACGACATCGCGGACATCGTCTCGAGCTGGACCGGCATCCCCGTGACCCGCCTCGTCGAAGAGGAGACCGAAAAGCTCCTCAAGATGGAGGACCAGATCCACAAGCGGATCGTGGGCCAGGAAGAAGCGGTCACGGCGGTCGCCCGGGCCGTTCGGCGGGCGCGGGCCGGGCTCAAGGACGCGCGGCGCCCGATCGGCTCGTTCATCTTCCTCGGGCCGACCGGCGTCGGCAAGACCGAGCTGACGCTGGCGCTCGCGGAGTTCCTCTTCGGGGACGAGAACGCGGTCGTGCGGATCGACATGTCCGAGTACACCGAGCGGCACACCGTATCCCGCCTCGTCGGCGCGCCTCCGGGCTACGTCGGCTACGAGGAAGGCGGCCAGCTCACGGAGCAGGTTCGCCGCCGGCCGTATTCGGTCGTGCTGCTCGACGAGATCGAGAAGGCGCACCCGGAGATCTTCAACGTGCTCCTCCAGATCCTGGAGGACGGACGCCTGACCGACGCGCAAGGGCGCGCGGTCGACTTCAAGAACTGCGTCGTGATCATGACGAGCAACGTCGGCGCGCCGCAGATCCAGCGCGAGGGCCAGGGGCTCGGCTTCCGCGGCGTGGCGGACGTGGAGCTCGACGCGCAGCGGCAGTACGACAAGATGAAGTCGCACGTGATGGACGAGCTGCGGCGGGCGTTCCGGCCGGAGTTCCTGAACCGCGTGGACGAGATCATCGTCTTCCGCCCGCTGAACCGCGACCAGATCACGGCGATCGTCGACATCTTGATGGACCGCGTGCGACGCGAGATCCGCGGCCAGGGCATGGGTCTCGCGGTTACGGAGGCGGCGCGCGAGGTACTCGCCAAGGAGGGCTTCGATCCCCAGTACGGGGCGCGGCCGCTGCGGCGGGCGATTCAACGGCTCGTGGAAGACCCGCTGTCGGACGCAATGCTGCGCGGCCGGTTCAGCGCCGGCGACGAGATCATCATCGACGC
- a CDS encoding shikimate dehydrogenase encodes MSAPASAGQGIVGTPASAGPGRFAFVIHPLYVQQYAQKFPITRYLPGRLVERVFRAVPPFEASHITGIVSPLGARAEGWFIALPWTPRVLLEAPVELVYRRLVQAGRIAERLGAGILGLGAFTKIVGDRGVTVARELAIGVTTGNSLTAATAVEGALAAAARMDIDPARARVAVLGATGSIGAVCCRLLAPQVAGLVLAARNLERLESLASRLRAEGPADVAVTSDVREAVGAAEIVLTVTSATDVLVEPEDLRPGAVVCDVARPRNVSRLVYERRRDVLVIDGGVLEVPGPVDFGLDFGFPPGTCEACMAETMLLALEHRYEDYTLGGDLDLDRVREIHALMHRHGFRLSGLRRFERRIADEEVDAIRRAARSAAPRSPARVADAPADSAVRRA; translated from the coding sequence GTGAGCGCGCCCGCGTCCGCCGGGCAAGGTATCGTGGGCACGCCCGCATCCGCCGGGCCCGGCCGCTTCGCCTTCGTCATCCATCCTCTGTACGTCCAGCAGTACGCGCAGAAGTTTCCGATTACGCGCTACCTGCCCGGCCGCCTGGTCGAGCGGGTGTTCCGGGCGGTGCCGCCGTTCGAGGCCTCCCACATCACCGGCATCGTCTCGCCGCTCGGTGCGCGCGCGGAAGGCTGGTTCATCGCGCTGCCGTGGACGCCGCGGGTGCTGCTCGAGGCGCCGGTCGAGCTCGTATACCGGCGGCTCGTCCAGGCGGGGCGGATCGCCGAGCGGCTCGGCGCCGGCATCCTCGGCCTCGGCGCCTTCACCAAGATCGTCGGGGACCGCGGCGTGACCGTGGCGCGCGAGCTCGCGATCGGCGTGACGACCGGGAACAGCCTCACCGCGGCGACGGCGGTGGAGGGGGCGCTGGCGGCGGCGGCGCGGATGGACATCGACCCGGCGCGCGCCCGCGTCGCGGTGCTGGGCGCGACCGGCTCGATCGGCGCGGTCTGCTGCCGGCTGCTGGCCCCGCAGGTCGCGGGGCTCGTGCTGGCGGCCCGAAACCTCGAGCGGCTGGAGTCGCTCGCATCGCGGCTCCGCGCGGAGGGACCTGCCGACGTCGCGGTCACCTCCGATGTGCGGGAGGCCGTGGGGGCGGCCGAGATCGTCCTCACCGTGACCTCGGCCACCGACGTCCTGGTCGAGCCGGAGGACCTGCGTCCGGGCGCGGTTGTCTGCGACGTCGCGCGCCCCCGGAACGTCTCGCGGCTTGTGTACGAGCGGCGGCGCGACGTCCTGGTGATCGACGGCGGCGTGCTGGAGGTGCCGGGCCCGGTCGACTTCGGCCTCGACTTCGGTTTCCCGCCCGGAACCTGCGAGGCGTGCATGGCCGAGACGATGCTGCTCGCGCTCGAACACCGCTATGAGGATTACACGCTCGGCGGCGACCTCGATCTCGACCGCGTGCGGGAGATCCACGCGTTGATGCACCGCCACGGGTTCCGGCTGTCGGGGCTGCGGCGGTTCGAGCGCCGTATCGCCGACGAGGAGGTCGACGCGATCCGCCGCGCAGCGCGGAGCGCGGCGCCGCGATCCCCGGCGCGGGTCGCCGACGCGCCGGCGGACTCGGCCGTCCGGCGGGCGTGA